The genomic segment aataccaaattaaatattaaaactaaattcaGATACTGAACTGTATATTAACCCACAAAAAAGGGAAAGCAATTTCTAAAAAACACCCCGCCACATGAATTTAAGGACAAAACAGTTCACACACGCTAAAGTAAGTAGTACGGACATCTAGTTTTAAGTGACAGCGCGGTGATTTTATCACTGCCTGTCTCTATCTCTGTCTCTTTTAGTCTTTACTAATCAGACGCCAAAAGAAAACATCCTctgaaaaggaaagaacaaagaaatttatttttaaaaaaaatgttcatcgTCTTCTTCTCCTCAATCTTCTTTTGATTCTAAGTTTCAATCCAGAaccccaattttatttttttgtgcaaaaggaagagaaaaagatTTTGGGGGGGAGAGAAACTTGAAGTAAAAATGGGTGGGTGACGTCATCAATGGCTGCTAAGTTCGCCTTTTTTCCACCCAGTCCGCCTTCATACAAGCTAATTAAGGATGAAGAGACTGGGATTTTGGTGTTGGACCCTTTCCCCCACCGCGAAAACGTTGACGTTTTGCGTCTCCCTACTCGCCGTGGCAATGAAATCGTGGCCGTTTACGTTAGGCACCCCATGGGTACGTCGACCCTGCTTTATTCTCATGGGAACGCCGCTGATATTGGCCAAATGTATGAGCTTTTCATCGAACTCAGCATCCACTTGAGAGTCAATCTCATGGGGTATGGATTTACTTCTCTCTTTTTGCAAATTTGGGTCTTTTGTTTTTAATCAACATGTTTAGGTTTATGAATTTGGTTTGCAAATGATTAATTTTGTTGCTAAGGTGTTGATATTTGATGAGTTTTTTTGGGAAagtttctaatttttctttactTTGTCTTTATGATCTGATCAAGGGTCCTTTTTGTGTAAATTACTTGTTTATTGAGCTTCAATTATACCTGTTTAAGTTTTTCATAATCATAGTTCAGCTGAAATTCAGTATTTAAAATCTTGTGGTGGTCAATTTCTTAATTCAGATCTGTTTTCTCAAGGGTTATTGTGTGTGATTCTTGTTATGGACTCGAAACCCCAGAAAATCAGCATAGGAAGGTGGTATCCAAGGAATTTTAGTCACTGTCTACCCTGCTTTCATCCGTTAAATAAATGGCAGGATGGTATAGACTATGGAAGGGCAAATCTGAATTGTTGCTTTTAAAAAGTTCTTTTGAGAGTTATGTGGAAAAGTGCTTTTTAGAAATGCTTTTAAGAgatacttttgaaaattttttaagagatacttttgaaaatttttttgagtgtTTGGCATTGCtgttaaaaagtacttttgaagaataaaatgtccattttagatattatattataaagtaataattatgtatttaaataatgttcaaattagttaatattatgatattttagcaaaaatataaaaaaattttattataacttattattaatattttaatatataatattaattttaaatatttctaagtaattaaaattatttttaatttttaattaatgcttttaacacatttgtattattttattttaaaatgtatttaaatatataactcatattatatGTAAACATAATATAGAAAACATAaaactaacaaattaaaatattacatatatttggattgaagttttaaaaaaggataatatataaatactaaaaattttacaatagcatttacaatttaaagtgaattctttaaactagaagctatagcatctcttgttaattccatttatgtaattaatatttttgtaattataagtttgtaattaatatttatgtaattataagtttgtaattaatatttatgtaattaatatttatgtaattataagtttgtaattaatatttatgtaattaatatttatgattttagtCCCTTTGTTTCATTCAAGAAAATCTAACTCAGTTttgtttcaaaaaagaaaaatcaactcAGTCAAAAGACCTTTTACATTCTTTTCTTCTCTCACGCCTCCTCTGCCAAGAATATGTTGCTCATCTTAGAAGGAAAAGTAGTGGATTTTCTAGAGGGGCTTCAATTTACAGAGGAGTAACAAGGTTAGTATATTGAAACTCATcaaccctttttttattatttttgtaagatttcatatattcattcttttATATCTTAAGCTTGGAATCATGGAATCAAAGAATTGGAATTGGATTTGAAGATAGGCTTTGATTGACTGAAAACGGTGAGTGAGAGATGGGGTTGCTGATAGGGTTGCTGCTCCACTTTTCAATCGTTTTTCATTTTGTTGATTCTGGAAAATTTTGCTGCTTGTCCTTAATGCTGTCTGCTATATATAATTATTGCAGTCAGCTACTAAATATGAATCTCTCTGGAACTTTAGTGCCTGAACTTGGCCAACTTTCTCACCTCAAAATACTGTGAGTTTGTTATATCTTAAATGTTCTTGACACATAATTTCCAGTAGAGCTAACtccttttctctttttgtttGTGGAAGACATTTCATGTGGAATGAATTGACTGGTAATATACCGAAGGAGATAGGACATATCTCTACCTTAAGACTCCTGTAAGTTGGATTTTTCttattccttcttcttcttcactaaAGAAATATGAGGTAATAATAAGTTTCTCAGCCTAAGATCAATTTTATATGGTGCAAAGATCCATTTAAAGttgttaaaatatataaatgaaaggCTCTTTGAGTTTGAAGATGAAGTGGTTGtccaaaaataaagagaaaaacgTGATATTTGTTAGTTAAGAAGCAGAGGAACAAAGAACCAGCGAGAGAAGAGATGAGAGCAAAGAAGTAAAAGACCAGCTAAGAAGCAGCAGTAGTTTGTGTGTGGGGCTAAAAAAGTAAAAGATCAGTTAAGAAGCACTTTTTGGCCGGAAAAGCAGAAATTTTCTGCGTTTTCATCTGCCCAAAAGTGCTTTAGAAAAGCTAGTGTACTGGCCTCAAATGAAATATGTTCTCTGTTACTTTTCACCCAAAAGCACTTCTGGGTGTAAAAGTGCTTTTCAACCAGATTAAAGAACGGGGCCTTAGAATACTATCGATTTACGTTATTCGGGTGTGAGCCTCGGGAATGTGTTCctatgttcaattatttcaaaGGTTTCCTTGTATTTAGAGCATCTTTAGAGGATCGTAATCCTGTTCACGTGTCTGGATATGCATTGAACAAAAGTACGGGTCAGAGCAACTCTCAACTAAGGGTATATATACCTTTTAGCCGTTTTCTGTATGTTCGGTTTTAGATCTAGGGTTTAACAGAAGCCAATAGTTTATAATATGGTTATGGAGAATTTGGCAGTTGTAATTGTCATGTATGAGAGAGTTAATTTTTTCTATGAAAAATGCAAATTTAGGCTTATATACAGGGGTGAatctagaaatttttttagggggactggaattgaattataaatttttgagaggtcaaaatataattttatcatttttaaaggggctaaaaagatttttgtttttcttttttgtgacTGCCAAAGTGCAAATTTATtgcatattaatttataattccaATATTTATGAGGGGACTGAATTTGCCCCTGCTTATATAGCTTACTCGTGTTCATATATTCCACTATATTGTTACTTAAACAGTTCTAATAGACTTGCCACTATGCTGTTCTATAGTTTGTAAGATTAATTTGCGAAACTGGTATTTCCCCCCCTATTGAATATTTGAACATAACGTATTAAAACCCTATGCAGGTACGACTACTCTGGCTATGGACAATCATCGGGAAAGGTAGTTGTAGCATGATTCTTCTACTCGTTGTATGTGTCTGAATTAAATGCATCTGTATAGCCCTATCTAATGttcatatatacatacttttgTTCAGCCAAGTCAGCAGAATACGTATGCGGATATCGAAGCTGCATACAAGTGTCTTGAAGAGAATTACGGTGCCAAGCAAGAAAATATCATCCTGTATGGTCAGTCTGTCGGAAGTGGCCCTACTGTGGATCTTGCTACTCGTTTACCTCGATTAAGAGCTGTTGTTCTGCATAGTCCTATATTATCCGGGTTAAGAGTCATGTATCCTGTTAAACGCTCTTACTGGTTCGACATCTACAAGGTTCTATTCTGCTCTCTTATCGTTTCAGTTCTATAAATTCTGATATTTGGAGCGTTTCTATTTAGTTTCATCGTGCGTCTCAACTTGATTTACATGGATTTGCAGAATATCGACAAAATCTCATTGGTGAAGTGTCCTGTGCTGATAATCCATGTAAGTCTCCAATATCAATATTTTGCATTCATTAATTGGATGAAACAATCATGGGAATGCTACTTATTTTTAATCAATTGTTACATGCTATTTGCTTGTAGGTTTTTTTtaaggcataatgataaatttagcttttaacgtttacattttctatcaatttggcccctttttttaagctaaatttggTCATTAATCATTAAAAAGGAGTCAATTTGCTTGTCTTTAATAGAAATGCTTTTAACGATGCTGGTGTGGCTTTTCATGTGCACTTTGTGCTAACATGGCGTTATTTATCTTATCTACCACGTCAACaagtaatttaaaaatgataaaaaatttaaaaaagttcataaaaattcaaaaaaatagcaTAGAGTACACGTGAATTGATATGTGGattgtcatgtttaaaaatttaacattttagtcaatatttttattaaaaaatcaattctacttttttttaaaaggttgatggtcaagtttaactctttttaaaatgTCGAGGGccaaatttagctcaaaaaaagAATGAAGGTCAAATTAACAGAAGATGTGaatgttaagggttaaatttgacattatgctTTTTTTATCCTCAATTAGTGCAAAATTTGTGCTATTGTTGGAAGAAGGTACTAGTTATGTTACTCCAAAGTATCCGTGTCCTACACATAAaggaaaaacttaagaaaaattgaACATACTCATGTTGAATACATATCCCTTATAGGGTAAtgaagattttgaaaaaaaagtgtAGGTTTTAATTCGTATGCAATTAAAGAGGAATTGGATGATGAAGCTCTACTCTTAATTCAAAGATTTGATATCAAATGGTCATGTTTGCTTCTTCAACTGTTTGAGATATACGCGAGAAACTAGCTGTGTGTGCGCtcttgtgtgtgtgtgtgtatgcatgcatgcatgtatttatAAATTACAAGGAATATCTACGATGGGCAACTGGCATTAACTTTGGTGATTTCATACTGGTATCGGAATTTAGGGAACTAATGATGACGTTGTTGACTGCTCTCATGGGAAGCAACTTTGGGAACTGTGCCAAGAAAAATACGAACCGTTATGGGTGAAAGGAGGAAATCACTGTGATTTGGAACTGTACCCGGATTATATTAGGCATCTCAAGAAATTCATCTCAACAGTTGAGAAGTCACCTTCTCGAAGAAATGCTTCTCGGAAAAGTACAGATGGTATCGAACAGTCTAGGCAAAGTACTGAATATTTCGAGGCTCCGAGAAGAAGTATCGACCGCAGGGAGAAACCAAGGAAAAGCACCGATACCCGGGACAAGCCAAGGAAAAGCACCGATACCCGGGAAAAACCAAGGAAAAGCATCGATAGGCCTGAAAAGCTGAAAGTTCAGGAGCACAACAAATTCAATAACATTGACAAGCTTGAAAAGCTTAGAACATCACTAGACCAGATGGAAAGGATGGAGAGATCACGTCGAAGCGTGGAATACCACGAGAAATCTCGGAGAAGCGTTGACCTTCAGCTAGAGAAAGGAAGGAAGAGTGTTGATTGGATAGATAGAATTCCAGCAGTTTAGACGGCCGTAAAAATTGGGTTTACTGAGTTCTTTGATCCGAGTGGGTGGAAGGAATAGAGAAAAAGCTGAAAcagggaaaaaaaaaaagaaatggtgGGATTGTTTTGGACTGATAACTTAAATTGTTTTTAGAATTTGTATTTTGAAACTTCGAAAGCTTCACGACGATGACGGTGTTTTACGGGTTGTAGGTGTCGCAATGATCGGACAAAATATGGTTACAAATGTAGGGTTTGGTATATGTTTTAGATTTGTTGATCTTTGATtttgaatggaaaaaaaaaagaatctaacCTGCATGTTCATGTTGTGG from the Gossypium hirsutum isolate 1008001.06 chromosome D09, Gossypium_hirsutum_v2.1, whole genome shotgun sequence genome contains:
- the LOC107931475 gene encoding protein ABHD13 isoform X2 — encoded protein: MNLSGTLVPELGQLSHLKILHFMWNELTGNIPKEIGHISTLRLLYDYSGYGQSSGKPSQQNTYADIEAAYKCLEENYGAKQENIILYGQSVGSGPTVDLATRLPRLRAVVLHSPILSGLRVMYPVKRSYWFDIYKNIDKISLVKCPVLIIHGTNDDVVDCSHGKQLWELCQEKYEPLWVKGGNHCDLELYPDYIRHLKKFISTVEKSPSRRNASRKSTDGIEQSRQSTEYFEAPRRSIDRREKPRKSTDTRDKPRKSTDTREKPRKSIDRPEKLKVQEHNKFNNIDKLEKLRTSLDQMERMERSRRSVEYHEKSRRSVDLQLEKGRKSVDWIDRIPAV
- the LOC107931475 gene encoding alpha/beta hydrolase domain-containing protein 17B isoform X1, which gives rise to MAAKFAFFPPSPPSYKLIKDEETGILVLDPFPHRENVDVLRLPTRRGNEIVAVYVRHPMGTSTLLYSHGNAADIGQMYELFIELSIHLRVNLMGYDYSGYGQSSGKPSQQNTYADIEAAYKCLEENYGAKQENIILYGQSVGSGPTVDLATRLPRLRAVVLHSPILSGLRVMYPVKRSYWFDIYKNIDKISLVKCPVLIIHGTNDDVVDCSHGKQLWELCQEKYEPLWVKGGNHCDLELYPDYIRHLKKFISTVEKSPSRRNASRKSTDGIEQSRQSTEYFEAPRRSIDRREKPRKSTDTRDKPRKSTDTREKPRKSIDRPEKLKVQEHNKFNNIDKLEKLRTSLDQMERMERSRRSVEYHEKSRRSVDLQLEKGRKSVDWIDRIPAV